The following are encoded together in the Brassica napus cultivar Da-Ae chromosome A9, Da-Ae, whole genome shotgun sequence genome:
- the LOC106365870 gene encoding uncharacterized protein LOC106365870, protein MAWMQMIQSARSLLMTTQPSSTPCLSRFYSKPAPYAVKVGIPEFLSGIGGGVETHIAKLEAEIGDLSKLLVTRTLRLKKHGVPCKHRKLILKYSQKYRLGLWKPRADAIKA, encoded by the exons ATGGCGTGGATGCAAATGATACAGAGCGCGAGATCTCTTCTAATGACAACTCAACCTTCTTCGACTCCATGCCTCTCCAGATTCTACTCCAAACCTGCTCCTTATGCCG TGAAAGTTGGGATTCCTGAGTTCTTGAGTGGGATTGGGGGAGGAGTTGAGACTCATATCGCTAAACTTGAAGCAGAGATTGGTGATCTTTCGAAACTGCTTGTGACTCGTACACTCAGGCTCAAGAAGCATGGCGTCCCTTGCAAACAT aggAAGCTGATACTGAAATATAGCCAGAAGTACAGGCTAGGGCTATGGAAACCTAGAGCTGACGCTATAAAGGCCTGA
- the LOC106365871 gene encoding nuclear envelope-associated protein 2-like produces the protein MSESFKTTVDPLLKDLDGKKESFRRNVVSMAAEIKQVRGRLVSQEQSFVKERLFRKDAETKGKNMEVEICKLQKKLEDRNYQLEASTSAAEKFLEEVDDLRSQLALTKETAETSAASAQSTQLECSMISQQLDDKTRSLREHQDRVTQLANQLDNLQRDLRTRECSQKQLRDEVIRIEREITEAVAKSGKDTECELRKLVEEVSLKNFERMNRLLGVKDEAIAKLKDEIRLMSAHWKLKTKGLESQLEKQRRTDQELKKKVVKLEFCLKEARSQTRKLQRMGEKRDKAIKELRDQITGKQWDESVPGEKPNFWDTSGFKIVVSMSMLLLVVVSKR, from the exons ATGTCTGAATCCTTCAAAACGACGGTGGATCCGCTTCTGAAAGACTTGGATGGGAAGAAAGAGAGTTTCCGGCGGAACGTGGTGTCTATGGCTGCTGAGATAAAGCAAGTGAGAGGCCGTTTGGTTTCTCAGGAGCAATCTTTTGTTAAAGAACGCCTTTTTAGAAAA GACGCAGAGACAAAAGGTAAGAACATGGAAGTGGAGATCTGTAAATTGCAGAAGAAGTTGGAAGATAGAAACTATCAGCTTGAAGCTTCAACTTCTGCTGCTGAAAAG TTTCTTGAAGAAGTGGACGACCTGAGATCACAGCTAGCATTAACAAAGGAAACTGCAGAAACAAGCGCTGCTTCTGCTCAATCCACACAGCTTGAATGCTCAATGATATCACAACAGCTTGACGACAAAACACGTTCTCTAAGAGAACACCAAGACCGTGTAACTCAACTTGCCAACCAGCTTGATAATCTCCAGAGAGATCTAAGGACAAGAGAGTGTTCTCAGAAACAGCTGAGAGATGAAGTTATTAGGATAGAGCGTGAGATAACCGAAGCTGTTGCAAAGTCAGGGAAAGACACAGAGTGTGAGCTAAGGAAACTTGTGGAAGAGGTTTCCCTAAAGAACTTTGAGAGAATGAATAGGCTACTAGGTGTAAAAGACGAAGCGATTGCAAAACTAAAAGATGAGATAAGGTTAATGTCAGCTCACTGGAAACTAAAGACTAAGGGACTTGAATCTCAG TTGgagaagcaaagaagaacaGATCAAGAGTTGAAGAAGAAGGTGGTGAAACTGGAGTTTTGTTTGAAAGAAGCTCGTAGCCAGACAAGAAAGCTGCAAAGG ATGGGGGAGAAGAGAGACAAGGCTATCAAAGAGCTAAGAGATCAGATTACTGGAAAACAATGGGATGAATCGGTTCCTGGAGAGAAACCAAACTTTTGGGATACCTCAGGTTTCAAGATTGTGGTGTCAATGTCTATGTTGTTATTAGTGGTTGTCTCCAAAAGATGA
- the LOC106365872 gene encoding shaggy-related protein kinase alpha, producing MASVAIPPLHGARDSTTGLDKLPEEMNDMKLRDDKEMEPIVVDGNGTETGHIIVTTIGGRNGQPKQTISYMAERVVGQGSFGVVFQAKCLETGETVAIKKVLQDRRYKNRELQTMRLFDHPNVVSLKHCFFSTTEKDELYLNLVLEYVPETVHRVIKHYNKLNQRMPLIYVKLYTYQIFRALSYIHRCIGVCHRDIKPQNLLVNPHTHQVKLCDFGSAKVLVKGEPNISYICSRYYRAPELIFGATEYTTAIDVWSAGCVLAELLLGQPLFPGESGVDQLVEIIKVLGTPTREEIKCMNPNYTEFKFPQIKAHPWHKIFHKRMPPEAVDLVSRLLQYSPNLRSAALDTLVHPFFDELRDPNARLPNGRFLPPLFNFKPHELKGVAVEIVAKLVPEHARKQCPWLGL from the exons ATGGCATCCGTGGCAATACCTCCTCTTCATGGAGCTAGAGACTCTACTACTGGTCTCGATAAACTGCCTGAAGAAATGAACGACATGAAACTTCGTGATGATAAA GAAATGGAACCGATAGTGGTAGATGGCAACGGTACAGAGACTGGCCACATCATAGTCACTACCATTGGTGGTAGAAACGGCCAACCTAAACAG ACGATCAGCTACATGGCAGAACGTGTTGTTGGGCAAGGATCATTCGGCGTTGTGTTCcaa gccAAGTGTCTTGAGACGGGAGAAACTGTTGCGATAAAGAAAGTTTTACAAGACCGGAGGTACAAGAACCGTGAGCTTCAGACCATGAGGCTATTTGACCATCCCAACGTTGTTTCTCTCAAACACTGCTTCTTCTCAACTACTGAGAAAGATGAGCTTTACCTCAACCTGGTGCTTGAATACGTCCCGGAGACAGTTCATCGTGTTATCAAACATTACAACAAACTCAACCAGCGGATGCCTCTCATATACGTCAAACTCTACACCTATCAG ATCTTTAGGGCCTTATCTTACATTCACCGTTGTATCGGCGTGTGTCACCGTGACATCAAACCTCAAAACCTGTTGGTAAACCCACACACACATCAAGTGAAGCTATGTGATTTTGGAAGTGCTAAAGTATTG GTGAAAGGAGAACCAAACATCTCATACATTTGCTCAAGGTATTACAGAGCACCTGAACTTATTTTTGGAGCAACCGAGTATACAACAGCCATTGATGTCTGGTCTGCAGGATGTGTTCTTGCTGAGCTCTTGCTTGGACAG CCGTTGTTCCCTGGTGAGAGTGGTGTTGATCAACTTGTAGAGATTATCAAG GTTTTGGGAACGCCTACTAGGGAAGAGATCAAGTGCATGAACCCTAACTACACTGAGTTCAAATTCCCTCAGATCAAAGCTCATCCATGGCACAAG ATTTTCCACAAGCGCATGCCTCCAGAGGCTGTTGATTTGGTCTCAAGGCTTCTTCAATACTCTCCCAATCTAAGATCTGCCGCT cTGGACACATTGGTCCACCCATTCTTTGATGAGCTAAGAGATCCAAATGCGCGTCTGCCTAATGGACGTTTCCTTCCACCACTCTTCAACTTCAAGCCTCACG AGCTGAAAGGTGTGGCGGTGGAGATTGTAGCTAAGTTAGTACCTGAACATGCAAGGAAGCAGTGTCCTTGGCTCGGTTTGTGA
- the LOC106365874 gene encoding zinc finger CCCH domain-containing protein 3, whose protein sequence is MPSGKYYCDYCEKEFQDTQVARKRHLQSNPHLRAKALWYSSITSDVNNQQVSSFVPRGLCNRFVSSNFCPFGDSCRYLHPNNITGFTNNNNNTQPPTGLPNQHIQGSSLNRDCFSRRAGGAGWFDLPPSLRPPPEQGYPQPPSIDWG, encoded by the exons atGCCGTCGGGGAAGTACTACTGCGATTACTGCGAGAAGGAGTTTCAGGACACGCAAGTCGCTAGAAAACGACATCTTCAGAGCAACCCTCATCTTCGAGCTAAAGCACTTTGGTACAGCTCTATTACCTCAG ATGTTAATAATCAACAAGTCTCCAGCTTTGTGCCGAGGGGTCTCTGCAATCGCTTCGTTTCATCG AACTTTTGTCCATTTGGAGACTCTTGCAGATACTTGCACCCTAACAACATTACAG GATTCaccaataataataacaatacgCAACCTCCTACTGGCTTGCCTAACCAACACATCCAAGGAAGTAGTTTAAACC GTGATTGTTTTAGTAGGAGAGCAGGAGGAGCAGGTTGGTTCGATCTGCCACCGTCGCTGAGACCGCCTCCGGAGCAAGGCTATCCTCAACCTCCCTCCATTGACTGGGGATAg